One Acidimicrobiales bacterium genomic window carries:
- a CDS encoding maleylpyruvate isomerase family mycothiol-dependent enzyme, which yields SSARRAISVLRSSHDRLQSLVVPLEPDELERGSFASEWTIADVLSHLGSQAELLDPFLVAAREGKPEPDRAGFPEVWDRWNALSPTEQREQSAAAVERHVAHLESLSDDDLSDLEISLFDGAFVVDVAGYVQQLRLTEHAIHTWDVEVALDPSAVVPPAAVDLLVPQVPLIVGRAGRGSDRPFQARVDVTDRDECWDLTVGEAAAIAPCVDGQQAESTIGTSGEALLRLVFGRNRPEDDVRITGPLERDDLLAAFPGP from the coding sequence CTCTTCTGCTCGACGTGCCATCTCGGTCCTCCGCTCGTCCCACGACCGGCTGCAGAGCCTCGTGGTCCCGTTGGAGCCCGACGAGCTCGAGCGGGGGTCGTTCGCCAGCGAGTGGACGATCGCGGACGTCCTGTCGCACCTCGGCAGCCAGGCGGAGCTGCTCGACCCGTTCCTGGTCGCGGCGCGTGAGGGGAAGCCCGAGCCCGACCGGGCCGGCTTCCCCGAGGTGTGGGACCGCTGGAACGCCCTGTCACCCACCGAGCAGCGGGAGCAGAGCGCAGCCGCGGTGGAGCGCCACGTCGCCCACCTCGAGTCGCTGAGCGACGACGACCTCTCGGACCTGGAGATCTCGCTGTTCGACGGCGCCTTCGTCGTCGACGTGGCCGGGTACGTCCAGCAGCTCCGTCTGACCGAGCACGCCATCCACACGTGGGACGTCGAGGTCGCGCTCGACCCCTCCGCCGTCGTGCCGCCCGCCGCGGTCGACCTGCTCGTTCCCCAGGTGCCGCTCATCGTCGGTCGTGCCGGGCGCGGCTCGGACCGCCCGTTCCAGGCCCGTGTCGACGTGACCGACCGCGACGAGTGTTGGGACCTGACCGTCGGCGAGGCCGCGGCGATCGCACCGTGCGTCGACGGCCAGCAGGCCGAGAGCACGATCGGGACCTCCGGCGAGGCCCTCCTCCGACTGGTCTTCGGCCGGAACCGTCCCGAGGACGACGTCCGGATCACCGGGCCCCTGGAGCGGGACGACCTGCTCGCGGCCTTCCCCGGTCCCTGA
- a CDS encoding transglutaminase family protein, with amino-acid sequence MTLLAETTTSRSLVLDQDIRYEFAAPVERLRQRLIVVPPPVHGAQRRIDWSLTVTGVDGIVRRTRTDRFGNVVIDVGAPRVERWIRFAVEVEVERVASHEPHTIAVDPRFLRPTPLTRADARIRNLVGPGAGPADICARVRRSLTYEWGITDVGTSAAAAIHGGRGVCQDFAHVMIAACRDAGIAARYVSGHLVGEGGSHAWVETLLPLPARPGEWVVEAWDPTHDQPAGDGYVTIAVGRDYADVAPLSGTFVATTPTSHLSVRKRLGQAA; translated from the coding sequence GTGACCCTGCTCGCCGAGACGACCACCAGCCGTTCGCTCGTGCTCGACCAGGACATCCGCTACGAGTTCGCGGCACCGGTCGAGCGGCTGCGCCAACGTCTGATCGTCGTCCCGCCACCCGTCCACGGAGCGCAGCGCCGCATCGACTGGTCGCTCACCGTCACCGGCGTGGACGGCATCGTGCGCCGCACGCGCACGGACCGGTTCGGCAACGTCGTGATCGACGTCGGAGCCCCACGCGTCGAACGCTGGATCCGGTTCGCCGTCGAGGTGGAGGTCGAACGGGTGGCCTCGCACGAGCCGCACACGATCGCGGTCGACCCCCGCTTCCTCCGGCCCACCCCGCTGACCAGGGCTGACGCTCGCATCCGCAACCTCGTCGGCCCCGGCGCGGGACCGGCCGACATCTGCGCCCGGGTGCGTCGCTCGCTCACCTACGAGTGGGGGATCACGGACGTCGGGACCAGCGCCGCGGCGGCCATCCACGGCGGTCGAGGCGTCTGCCAGGACTTCGCCCACGTCATGATCGCCGCGTGCCGAGACGCCGGGATCGCCGCCCGCTACGTCTCCGGGCACCTCGTGGGTGAGGGTGGCAGCCATGCCTGGGTCGAGACGCTGCTCCCCCTCCCGGCCCGCCCGGGAGAGTGGGTCGTGGAGGCCTGGGACCCGACCCACGATCAGCCCGCGGGCGACGGGTACGTGACGATCGCCGTCGGCCGCGACTACGCCGACGTGGCGCCACTGTCCGGCACCTTCGTCGCCACCACCCCCACCAGCCACCTGTCCGTCCGCAAGCGCCTGGGTCAGGCCGCTTAG
- a CDS encoding transglutaminase family protein, whose amino-acid sequence MLVRVGCSFVHAATAPVHAILQVEPRRDAVGAVVDDAWDNDPPTTGTTYVDLYGNLCRRLTIPDGRSSLSYDALVEVDDSPDPVRAGAQEVAADELPADALVFTLPSRYCPSDELADAAWALFGSTSPGWNRVQAICDWVHDAIRYDPASSTRLTTAVNVYEERAGVCRDFAHLAVTFCRAFSIPARYAFGYLPDIGVPPPDDPMDFCAWMEVLLDDRWWTFDPRNNVPRVGRVLIGRGRDALDVAMITAFGDARLETMAVHADQADQADEADEAVT is encoded by the coding sequence GTGCTGGTACGGGTCGGTTGCTCCTTCGTGCATGCCGCGACCGCGCCGGTTCACGCGATTCTGCAGGTCGAGCCCCGGCGCGACGCGGTCGGCGCTGTCGTCGACGATGCCTGGGACAACGACCCGCCGACCACCGGCACCACCTACGTCGACCTCTACGGCAATCTCTGCCGCCGGCTGACGATCCCGGACGGGCGCTCCTCGCTCAGCTACGACGCACTGGTGGAGGTCGACGACTCGCCCGATCCGGTCCGGGCGGGTGCCCAGGAGGTCGCCGCCGACGAGCTACCCGCCGATGCGCTCGTCTTCACGCTGCCGAGCCGGTACTGCCCGTCCGACGAGCTGGCCGACGCGGCCTGGGCGCTCTTCGGGTCGACGAGCCCGGGGTGGAACCGGGTCCAGGCGATCTGCGACTGGGTGCACGATGCGATCCGCTACGACCCCGCCAGCAGCACACGGCTCACGACCGCGGTCAACGTGTACGAGGAACGGGCCGGCGTCTGCCGTGACTTCGCCCACCTGGCGGTCACGTTCTGCCGGGCGTTCAGCATCCCGGCCCGCTACGCCTTCGGCTACCTACCCGACATCGGGGTGCCGCCTCCCGACGACCCCATGGACTTCTGCGCCTGGATGGAGGTGCTCCTGGACGACCGCTGGTGGACCTTCGACCCCCGCAACAACGTCCCCCGGGTGGGCCGTGTGCTCATCGGCCGAGGACGTGACGCGCTCGACGTCGCCATGATCACCGCGTTCGGCGACGCCCGGCTCGAGACGATGGCCGTGCACGCCGACCAGGCCGACCAGGCCGACGAGGCCGACGAGGCCGTGACGTGA